The Halichondria panicea chromosome 6, odHalPani1.1, whole genome shotgun sequence genomic sequence TTGTTGGATCCTGTGCATGGATATCATTTTCTATACCGTATTTGAAAAACTTTTGTAAataagccaaatcagcagaaaatttaacAATTTGCTATCTAACTTTTGCGATCTGGCAAgaattgtgatgtcatacaagtacGAAGCGATCAATACTCGTTAAATTCACGTTTTCAATTTTGTTGCTCataaaacattctagtaatacggtgtGTAAGAGGGAACTTTCAAGGATCTCAATTCTTATTAGCATTTTGTGGTTTCATGTAGCTCGTacattacagtagactctcgctattccggctctctgaagtgcggccacctcgatataccggccatttggtttggcacggattgctagctataattatgtttactacAAAACTCACcgtgaagtacggccactcgctattccgtatactagctggccagtgctggctgtcccaaactaggttttcaatgCAGGTTTATTACAGCCGGATATGACGCTTTGGATGTAGTTTGGCAGATAGAATTggaaatagagagcagaatgactcattatcctcgagacaagaaccgcaaaagtagtcattagattcgaggtaaggtcgtttttaagccacGGCTATTTCgcgaaatacagccacctcgctctTCCGGCCAAGTTGCACTGTACCAAGGGTGACCGAGAGTCTACTATATTGCCATTGGTATTTTTCTTGGTTGTGGCGATCTACCCCTTGCTATAAAGTGAGCCTATAATAGCTTGGTTATCTCAGTCAGTCGAATATTTACGTGAATTCGAATATAATTGCTTATAAGATTAGATTATATTGTGATGTGTGACATACTTTTTGCTCATACTCTCTACGCTTTCCCCTCCCTCCATAGTCAGCTGGCTCTGTGTTGAGGGAGGACTTGCTGACATGGCACTTAAACTATTCCCCTCTTGATTAACTGCATGTGGGCTCgatacctgcatgtacagaaATATTGCAGGCTGAGCATTCAAAAGTGAACCCTCTAGCCAGTAAATAAATAAAGGCGTCACCACAAAGACAAAAAAGCACGACTTCATACTAGAAAGACGGGTCTCTATGAAGGACAAAGTCAAACACTGTGCTGATGAAAACAAGTGTAATGTACAAATTAATGCAAGCTCCAAAACTGGACATTGCATTTGCCAGCGATCAGTATATACCTTGCTCGCTTTACTAGCTGATCGACTGATCTCAAATCCTGTAGGTAGCTTCTCTCTCACTCTAGGTACTGCAGTACCTCCACTCATGGGctgcagcaataattatacgtcacTAAACAGCAGGTATATGCTATATGCTGTATATAGGCCTGGTTTTGAATGCTCAATTTTAATTGAGGTTTCAGTATCGATTGCAACCGTTAAAATTGGCAAGAGTTACAATGGGAATGCACAGACCTCATTTAATTGTGCTATACAAATGTATGCGCCAATTCAAGGTATAGTATCACGCATTTATTTTTAGAACTATAAATTAGTATACAAATTCAAAACTCGCCTATACAGCACaatttattgttgtgatgATCAACTACAATAATACCTTACGACCAGTTACACAGATGATGTCAGCAGCTTTTACCATCACGCCATGGCTGGGAGGACACTGGAAGTAGCGTCTTCCTTTTAGATACCCATCTATGTTGCCCACTAGAAACACAAtcatgataatattattatagttacacTGTGAATTACATTACCAGGCAAGTCTAGGTGTATGCCAATGAAAATGTGGTCAGCAGCGTCAAAATCCAACCTGCCAATGTAGCACACTGTTCCCAGCCTCTCTCCCTTTAGTACCACTCTGTCGCACAACAAAATCTGCTGCCCACTTCTGTATAGATAAGGGTGTACAGAAATCTCAGATCAGTATGTGAATCCACAAAATTGATTGACGGATCACATGACATTTTTGTCGTCAATCATTGTTCACTCACTTTGTGACTTGACTGGCGGTTTGATGCTGACATAGTTCCCTGTTTAGAGTCAGTGCCCCAAGGCTCTGCTGGGCATTACATTCTGAGCAAGAGCAACCGAACAATGGTGGTGGGAGGGGCTCAACCTTGGACTTTGCTGGCAACGTAAAGGGTGGAGCCTGTTTGACCTTTACACTTTGTGCTGGATAGGTTGACCTCCGTAAATGCCGTGATTTATTCTTGACTCGCCTGTACAAAAGAAACTttcatcaaaattaattatttagGATTTAGGTAAACTTACTGGTTGTCAACGTATTTTCCCTTAGCATTAACTGTTCTTGCTCGTTCAGATGCTGTTAGTACCTGCACTGTGACCCCTCTCTCCATTAACTGACTCTATCAATAGTATTACAGTGTTGAtgatgattataattatcataagtACTGCCATATGTTGTTTTACAACTCACCCTTGCAGCTCTTTGTGCTTGCTTCTCCCTGAAAACAAATCGCATGAAAATACTGAAAAATACTACATAATCATTCTCTTACAGCTCCTGTCTTTTTCTCTCCCTCTGTTGAGTTCTGGCTCGTTCTCCGCGAATCTCTGATGGTGTCATTTGGAGAATGGAGAGCTGTCCTTTCAAGTGCTGCACATCATTAAGATATATGCGGCTGTTATACTACAAAATAATTAAATACAGCAACTCACCCTGACTTCCCTTCTTGCTCTATCAAGAGAAGCTTGCAGGTGCTCATTTTCTACAGCAGCTGATAGTGTATAAAAATAGGTGCATAACAATTTTATGGCTAGGGCACACTGCTTTTAAGTATTACACAAAGAGTGTTGCTCTTGACACTGGTTGGCAAGGGAAATACAGATGGGTGAGGCCCGCTAGATACCAGGAAGGCCGGGGAAAATGTGGGTCTGACTGCATGCCTAAACGTGGACTAGTGTAGATAAAAACTGTCTGgaacatatatacatgtatagtctcGTGTGCGTACTTTGGAGAGAGAACATTCATGCAAGCACAGATTTTGTGCACTGAGGAATGTAGAACATGATATTCcaaagtcataattattagcagctagctatagctctagCTTGCTCGAGTTTATTCGCATCTATGTGTGGTGCAACATTAAATTATCTTTATCAAGTTTATTTTTGCACACAGGCAATTCGTGAACTTAGTCTTAGTTCGAAGAGGTTCGCCCTTTCGGAATCACTTCTAACTAAAGACTAAGCTAATTGGAGAACCTCGAAGTACTTGTATAGTGTTACCGCCCACTAAACACGTAGCTAGTTGTGTCCGAGGTGAGGTAGCTACATTATAATTTAAGGCAACGTAAACCATATTTGTCCTAGGGACTTCCCCATCGGCCTCAGAGGTTTgctgccataaattctgatgtatagtggacaataattataaacccACTCACTTTCTTTGTACTGCTTCTCAAGGTTGTCGTCATGGGTGGTGATGACAGTCAGTTCCTCCAAGGCAGCCCTAACTTCAACGCGGACATTCTTCAACAAAATTCCAAGAGAATTAGAGCCACTCAGACCAAGCTGTACATAAATAACATACCTGAGGCTATGAAAATGATTGCCTAGCCTATGAGTACACACAGCTCTTGAGGAATGCCTCTACAGGATTGACAAACTTACAGCTTCCAACAGGTTCTCTGTAGATATTCCTATATAAAGGAATTACGTTGTGTTAGCTTGCCTGATTAAATTTTTGTGACGTTGTATAGGTAGTGCAAACTAACCTTCTTTCTTTTCGTCTGGGATAATTGGTGGCAACTGCAGCTCCTCAGATTGCTCATAAGTGACATTGGTGACACTAGCCGGTTGTCCAATTTCCTCCTCTTCTTGGATAGGTTTGAGGTCTGATCAAAAAATGGTGACACAACCGAATAAAACCAATAAAATTGGCTCAAGCTAGCTAGTCTACGGACATGGCAAAACAACTGACTGGAGTGAGGTCTCATTATATCTCACCTGGAAGTCTGCTCATTTGCTTACTGCCTCTATCTTCCCTTGGTCCTCCTACATACGACGGATTTTCTGCTACCACAGTGGccattgcatgcacaacataaaagagggaggggctggtttCCATAGTATGGCTTCAGGCAATTGAAGGTAAACAAGATCACGTTAGCTCTATGACGTCAGAAAGGCTACTTCACATTGCACTTTGCACTCGAGCGTGGACGTGGACATACGTGATCAAGTCGAGCTAAACTCTTTTGTTCTATTACTCGGTCTCGGTTCTAATATGGGAGGTGCACAGTCGTCAACTGGCATCCCAGAAGGAGGCACAGAGGGGTACCATGTTTTAAAGGTAGTGTATTAACTATTTTCATTGTAAGCTTGTATGGAAAGTATTTTTACAACATTCCATCATCACCATGATAACCATGATCCGTCATAGTCCTCTGTGCTTGTACCCCAGGTACTTGACTCGTCCCCAGCCAGTAAAGCTGCTCTCGATCCATATTTTGACTTCATCGTGTGTATAGATGGGGTCAGGCTGGTAagtcaaccataattatatgaaacaTCCCTCCCTAAAAGCGAAccgagtacatgtatgttaatACGATGAGACTCTGAGACTCTTTCTGGACACTAAAAACTCTATGTTTATGTAATTTTACACCCTAAGTGTAGTTTGCCTAAAAATGTATCATTCTACAGAACCAGGAGAATGACATGTTAAAGCAGGTACTCCAGAAGTACATAGACCAGCCGGTACAGCTGGTGGTGTACAGCTCAAAGACACGGACCACCAGAGGTGAGCTTTGTATAAaatatggtacatgtactcactaGTGAGCATTCAGTTCCTGTTGGTGGTGATCAGGTGTATACGTACTGTAAAATGTCTAATAAAGGTTCCAGAAAAATTATTCTTTGGCACGCACAAATAGAACGGAGAAAATTCCCTTATCGGCGATTCATTTAGAGTGCCGGCCACGTTTAAATTGTAGCAATAAATAGCTTGAAGGCGCATTTGGCGCACAATTAGATCCAAGCTGTTCAGTTCTGTGCTAAGATTAGATTTTGATGGTATTTCAGTTTGTGGTCATGTGTACCCTAGTTGATATTCCATATGTATCAGAGCACATCATACGCTTTGTAAAGTTTTCAGTGTGCTTTCGTGATACTTCTTGCAGAGTTGAGCCTGGTGCCTAGTAACGTGTGGGGAGGTCAGGGACTGTTGGGAGTGTCCATTAGATTCTGCTCATTCGAAAAGGCCACAGAGAACATCTGGCACGTGTTGGTAAGATGTTGTGTTGTGGTACTAATGCGTATCAGTCGTGTACCTTGAATTGTGGCTTTTTGGCAGTGTTACTTTATTTGAGACTAAGCATTGGCTCTATGGAGTCTGAAGGTTTACACCTAGGTTTCTATACACTTCACATTTTaaatttatgtacatgtatgtactggattcactcattataattatgctgtatacagtacattgtCGTCGTACATGTAGTGTCGAATTTTAGTATCATTCCAGTCGGGGTGACTTAGCGTAGCTGTCGTGTATTGTACTTTCACCTcttcacgcacacacatacactgtaccatAGGAGGTTCATCCCAATTCACCAGCTGCCCAAGCTGGGCTCATTCCCCACACAGACTACATCCTAGGGTCAGAGGTGATGGCAGGGGACGATGACTTATACACTATCATCGAGAACAACGATCACAAGCAGATTAAGCTCTTTGTCTACAACGGTGACACAGACCTCTGCAGAGAGGTCAGTAATTATTTCATGACTTGTATATAGGTAGCGCAGGCAAGAGGAGGTTAGGcaatacaataatttattatagctAATAGTGTGTTGTGCGCTCTGCAGTATAACGTACTAAGAATTTTGTAGATGGTGCAGATACAGTACTATTTAGTGTACAGTCTCTTTacaacccctccccccacacacgcacactcctCAGGTTCTACTGACACCCAACACTGAGTGGGGAGGAGAGGGTTCCCTCGGCTGTGGTATTGGGTACGGCTACCTCCATCGAATCCCAGCCAAGAAGGAGACGCTGGGAGGGAAGGTTAGAGATCCTGAGCTAGGAGGCCACACCGACCTCCCTGACGGGCCAAACACAGCCCCTACTGAGGGTTACTCTGATGTAAGTCaggagttacatgtatatactatagtcCCAGGAGTAAAAAGCTTGCGTATGTAAAAACTAAATATGGATGTACAATGTGTTCCTTCCAAGCTGTATGGTGTGATTATTTTGACTGGATGTTGTATCTTCTGTAGGTTCCTCTGTCTGTGCCAAGCCAGCCAAGTACTCCTGGACATTCTGAGGTTGCAACCACGGCAGCAAGCTCCATAGCAACCATTGAAGCCAGTGTCAACTCGATGAGCATCACACAACCAATCACGAATCTTCCAAGCTCTCTAACACCTGCTCCCGTTACTGTTGTCAGAATTCCCAACCCCAACCAGCCCTCATCTGAAGCTGTCGTTTCTCCTCAGCCTATGCCTGCATATCAAGCGCCTCCTTCAAACGTTATGCACCAAGCTTCTCCTCAACAGCAGGGTATGCCCACACAATACATAGGAGCTCCACAACTTCAAGCTACAGCAGTACCAATGGAACAACAACTTACCTCAGGAGTACCTACACAGCAGCAACAACTGTCAATGCCGCAGTCTACCCAAGTGACTTCTTTGCCTGGAGCTCAATACTCGCAACGACAGACACCTGTTCCTGCTACCTACTCCCAGCTTCCAATCAATACACATATGACGACAGGAGTGACCCCACAGGTGTTTACAAGTGCCACAGGTGCTGTGTCTGGATTACCCgcagccccgcccactttcTCACTCCCTAGTGTGCCCCCTACGATCAGTCTTGGACCGGCCCCTTCCTTATCGCAGAGTGTCTCAGCAAACTGATATCTATGTACTAGATTCGTATGATATCAAGTGATTCTGTAATCATGCTCATTTTCTACCTTGatgcaagcataattatatagatgctAATTTATGATgcaagcttgtgactaggaaATGATCGATCATGAAATTGGCACGGAGTAGCCTCGTTCCAGGCGGGTTTGTCTTCGTCTACAATATTTTGCATCTGCTACCGCGCATGCGCCTAAATATACTAATTACAGTCTCCATAGAAACTagactattattattaatgcACATCGTAATGAAGTTGAGTTCTTCTTCCACTCATCTATCTTTGCACCACCCCTAAAATGGACAAGGTGAGAGTTAGATATTTTGATATGATTTGCATCACATGTAAATCATACTATGGTTCATAGGCAAAGAATCGAAATCCAGCGGCTGATCTTCGCAAAATGCGACGAATCATTGCTGAAGACCCCGAGTGGAACTTGGAGATTGTACCTCCTCTTGTGGATGTGTGTATATCACATATAGTGGGAAACTTTGGAGGTTAGACTCGCGAGCCGTCCTTTTGCACGGCGAAAAGTAGACTGGTCACACTGTGTGTAGAATCTTGTGCAACGTTTGCCACTGTAATAGTGGCAACCAACTCAAGTGGCTAGATCGCATGCAGTTACCACAAAATAATTGATAGTAACGTTGAATGTACGTGATGTTCGCTACCATAGGCATAAGTATGCAATTTCAGTACTGGTAGTACGAACTTTCATGGCACTAGGAGATTTTTGTGCAGCTAGTTTTGTGGTAGTTTAAGTATCACATTCAGTATGCTAACATTACGAAAACCACAGCCACTTAAAATCTTATCTGATGTGCTGACtgcaacacgagtctcaacacAGAGTTTGACCTTTGCCGTGCAAAAGTGACAGCTCACAAGTCTAAGAAAATGTGGCTTTACGGAGTATAATATTTTGATCGAGTATACTGACCAATAAAATCTACGTGTATGTGGTATGTATGAGCAGAGGGTGACTATACTGCGTATCTAATATTTTAAACTTCATATCTTAATTAATTTGCAGAAAATCCACTTTTTGAAGAACTTTTACCAAAGCACAAACAAAACGTTCTCAAGAAACTTTCCCCTAATATTCCGCTCAAAATCACTGCCCCTTTAATTAATGACGAGTCATATTGGGAGCGTTGTTGCCGGGGGCGATGGGAGCTGTGTGACTTGTCCGAGTACAGTGGCCAGTGGAAGAGGATGTTCTTTGAGAGGAATGCACAAGAGACAGTTGAAACCTTCGTCCCTGAGCAGAGTGACATTTTCAAGGTGAGAAATTCAAGTCGTAGGAATGTTGTGAACTAGGTGCATAATTATccttatacaataataatgtgtCCTTTAGGCTtggacactataattataatacattgtgtgcatataaattatagttgcCTCActccacacatacatgtagttggagGGCACTCTGCAGTTGTCGAGTCAGTATGTACATAGATTGAGAGTAAATCAGCTTCTTCCCCCGCCCCGAGACAAGGCAATAAATggagatgatgatgatgggTAAGTTTTCACTCATACGTGTACTAGTTGGCTTGGTATCATACAATAGTCTAACAAACAATAGTTTTAGCCTTTGGCCAGTAGCTTTTCTATCAGTGCTTAAATCGATGTACAcatacagttgagcctcgacTATCCGAACCCCAATTATCCGAATTCTCGATTAAAGATTCGACCAAatttaatgacattcatagcAAACACCTAACAATAATAGCTTGCTACTGTGTTCTGTCCACTGATGAATTACGTCAAAGACTAGTACATTTGTAAGTGCTGAACATCGTTTGCTGATTATGCATCAGAGGCTAACTCGAATTATTGAGGCGTGGATCATTTAAAGTCATTCTGGTATTCGAATATTTCAGCCATCCGGATGAGGTGGGGGACACCAGGTGTTtggataatcgaggctcaactgtactagaatgttatgtacatgtactgtaggtTGTAAACATAGTCTGTCTAACAAGGCCCAATGTTGCTTGTTGCTTTTCTTGCTACAATTTCGATACTTTAGCCTGAGCTGTGATTGTATCTTTACCAGCATTCCTATTTGTATGTACCATTTTCCCTGCTTTCATTTCTGTATTTAATTTTACTGGAACACTATAGTCTTTTCTGAATGACAGAATCAGGGTCAAGATACACTTTTATGTGATACACATATCTTATGACTCACaccaacatgtacatgtgtcttATGGCTCACTCTAAGCTTGTATACTGTATTAAGTTCAGAGTTTTCTTCTCACACAGATTGACTGAGGATggtacactgtcagtgtgtaaCGATCATCTTAACTGCGGTCTCATCCTGAAGAACTTGCATCAACTTGATGAGCTGTCCCTCACTTTTGGGTATGAATTACTATAATTGGTATTCATGCCTACACTTGTACATACGTACTTGAGACAGCcgaaccataattattctctgTTGGCGTGCTATTTTAACGTCTTCCCTGACGACTCTTTATGGTTTGTTGTCTTGGAAGGCGTTTTGTTCATCCTAGCCCATAATCATTTCTAACTCTAGGCTTATTTgcttactacatgtagctctgatAAGAGTGCTCTAGCTCGTCATAAAATAATTCTCTTCACATTACACTCCGTATATTTTCCTATCCAGAGTGAAAAATTGTGGAATGAACTTTGACTGGTCTTTGTTCGAATTCACGGCTCGAGACAGCCAGCTGTTAGCCAATGGGCTcaaggccacgcccactttgaGGGTGTTTCGCCTGAACCGTAGTAAAGTTGGTGATCAGAAGGGACGACTCATCATCTCACATCTCTTAGACCACCCTTCGCTCTCAGTGCTAGGTGTGTGTTcgtgatgtgtgtactgtacagtggaACTAAGAAATGTTGagggcaataattataagtcatGTGAATTATTTTTTGGAGAGGT encodes the following:
- the LOC135337798 gene encoding dynein regulatory complex subunit 5-like; the protein is MDKAKNRNPAADLRKMRRIIAEDPEWNLEIVPPLVDVCISHIVGNFGENPLFEELLPKHKQNVLKKLSPNIPLKITAPLINDESYWERCCRGRWELCDLSEYSGQWKRMFFERNAQETVETFVPEQSDIFKLEGTLQLSSQYVHRLRVNQLLPPPRDKAINGDDDDGLTEDGTLSVCNDHLNCGLILKNLHQLDELSLTFGVKNCGMNFDWSLFEFTARDSQLLANGLKATPTLRVFRLNRSKVGDQKGRLIISHLLDHPSLSVLDLSHNKLGDNAGRAIGKLLNGHSPKLVTVELSNNLIGKQGGVSIGHALHNNGIVRELNLRMNRLGDEGTQSILKALQGKNDSLLTLNIGSNDMGEASAQALSEMVIINKTLQNLNITCNKILEAGGKLIQHGMEENKSLLNFDLRLTEISQESEYCINQAVKDNQDRGGTR
- the LOC135337797 gene encoding Golgi reassembly-stacking protein 2-like, whose product is MGGAQSSTGIPEGGTEGYHVLKVLDSSPASKAALDPYFDFIVCIDGVRLNQENDMLKQVLQKYIDQPVQLVVYSSKTRTTRELSLVPSNVWGGQGLLGVSIRFCSFEKATENIWHVLEVHPNSPAAQAGLIPHTDYILGSEVMAGDDDLYTIIENNDHKQIKLFVYNGDTDLCREVLLTPNTEWGGEGSLGCGIGYGYLHRIPAKKETLGGKVRDPELGGHTDLPDGPNTAPTEGYSDVPLSVPSQPSTPGHSEVATTAASSIATIEASVNSMSITQPITNLPSSLTPAPVTVVRIPNPNQPSSEAVVSPQPMPAYQAPPSNVMHQASPQQQGMPTQYIGAPQLQATAVPMEQQLTSGVPTQQQQLSMPQSTQVTSLPGAQYSQRQTPVPATYSQLPINTHMTTGVTPQVFTSATGAVSGLPAAPPTFSLPSVPPTISLGPAPSLSQSVSAN
- the LOC135337791 gene encoding uncharacterized protein LOC135337791, yielding METSPSLFYVVHAMATVVAENPSYVGGPREDRGSKQMSRLPDLKPIQEEEEIGQPASVTNVTYEQSEELQLPPIIPDEKKEGISTENLLEALGLSGSNSLGILLKNVRVEVRAALEELTVITTHDDNLEKQYKETAVENEHLQASLDRARREVRHLKGQLSILQMTPSEIRGERARTQQRERKRQELEKQAQRAARSQLMERGVTVQVLTASERARTVNAKGKYVDNQRVKNKSRHLRRSTYPAQSVKVKQAPPFTLPAKSKVEPLPPPLFGCSCSECNAQQSLGALTLNRELCQHQTASQVTKSGQQILLCDRVVLKGERLGTVCYIGRLDFDAADHIFIGIHLDLPVGNIDGYLKGRRYFQCPPSHGVMVKAADIICVTGRKPMSGGTAVPRVREKLPTGFEISRSASKASKVSSPHAVNQEGNSLSAMSASPPSTQSQLTMEGGESVESMSKKIQQLAHKSSKKAKELQRLQEELKLRTPPTPPPTKVMLDESVHLSLSDPPPRPVTPQPVTPTSRAHTAEQLRASTPLEQTLLELLCEKDLGSTGFVTTRELTASLRQLSGMTSAEVDELLTGMGVTSEQGVGIPYHTLVPHLVKAIENMDLDD